The following are encoded together in the Archocentrus centrarchus isolate MPI-CPG fArcCen1 chromosome 23, fArcCen1, whole genome shotgun sequence genome:
- the atp6v1f gene encoding V-type proton ATPase subunit F: MAGRGKLIAVIGDEDTCTGFLLGGIGELNKNRKPNFLVVEKDTSITEIEETFKSFLARNDIGIILINQFIAEMIRHAIDAHMQSIPAVLEIPSKEHPYDASKDSILRRAKGMFSADDFR, from the exons ATGGCCGGCCGGGGGAAACTGATCGCCGTGATCGGGGACGAGGACACGTGCACGGGCTTCCTGCTCGGCGGGATCGGGGAACTGAACAAGAACCGGAAGCCAAACTTCCTGGTGGTGGAGAAGGACACGAGCATCACGGAGATCGAGGAGACCTTCAA GAGCTTCCTGGCGCGTAACGACATCGGCATCATCCTGATTAACCAGTTCATTGCAGAGATGATCCGGCACGCCATCGACGCCCACATGCAATCAATCCCAGCTGTGCTGGAGATCCCGTCCAAAGAGCACCCGTACGACGCATCGAAGGACTCCATCCTGCGCCGCGCCAAGGGCATGTTCTCTGCTGACGATTTCCGATAA
- the lamtor4 gene encoding ragulator complex protein LAMTOR4, producing MATAALTAGLERIPDQLGYLVISEDGVLASAGELENDEHTAGVIMQMVRTVSRFRLSGSAEPPFKRMSVILEDFVYTVTVSSQKVFVVKRQHNHQEPISV from the exons atg GCCACGGCGGCGCTCACTGCGGGTCTGGAGCGAATCCCAGACCAGCTCGGGTACCTGGTCATCAGCGAGGACGGCGTCCTGGCT TCTGCAGGTGAGCTGGAGAATGACGAGCACACAGCAGGCGTGATCATGCAGATGGTTCGAACAGTGAGCCGCTTCAGGTTATCAGGCTCAGCTGAGCCACCCTTCAAACGAATGTCAG tgATCCTGGAGGATTTCGTCTACACCGTGACAGTCTCCAGTCAGAAGGTTTTTGTGGTCAAACGTCAGCACAACCACCAGGAGCCGATCAGTGTGTAG
- the LOC115773236 gene encoding ADP-ribosylation factor 4, translated as MGLTISSLFSKLFGKKQMRILMVGLDAAGKTTILYKLKLGEIVTTIPTIGFNVETVEYKNICFTVWDVGGQDKIRPLWRHYFQNTQGLIFVVDSNDRERVAESAEELSKMVQEDELKDAVLLVFANKQDLPNAMGVSELTDKLGLHSLRSRTWHVQATCATQGTGLYEGLDWLSNELSKR; from the exons ATGGGCCTCACCATCTCGTCGCTGTTCTCCAAACTCTTCGGGAAAAAGCAGATGAGGATTCTGATGG TCGGTTTGGACGCTGCTGGAAAAACGACGATTCTCTACAAACTGAAGCTCGGCGAGATCGTCACCACCATCCCCACCATCG gctTTAATGTGGAGACAGTCGAGTACAAGAACATCTGCTTCACGGTTTGGGATGTTGGTGGTCAGGACAAGATCCGACCTCTGTGGAGACACTACTTCCAGAACACACAG GGTCTGATCTtcgtggtggacagtaacgacAGAGAGCGAGTCGCTGAGTCAGCGGAGGAACTCTCCAAGATG GTCCAGGAGGATGAGCTGAAGGATGCGGTCCTTCTAGTGTTCGCCAACAAACAGGATCTCCCGAATGCCATGGGGGTCAGCGAGCTCACCGACAAGCTTGGTCTGCACAGCCTGCGCAGCAGAACC tggcaTGTGCAGGCTACCTGTGCGACACAGGGCACAGGTCTGTATGAGGGGCTGGACTGGCTGTCCAATGAGCTGTCGAAGCGTTAG
- the gcc1 gene encoding GRIP and coiled-coil domain-containing protein 1, protein MEKFGMSFGGGGPSRKELLDTVESQKKQLVQYQTRFKDVVRAYKSLLKEKEALEASLKVLSVTQDLDLSRQDRKRLDTTTTTPELPEDGCSLHSEDSVDTAASLDIVSETTRGDQSEEDPAEPGGRLVASEPDGGSESGSVGLGQQQATPPPGVEADRRVAQLKGQLSTLTSSLATVTQEKSRMEASFQADKRQLKQEVEELQERLVIMTTQHEAELHTLQQQLAESRARIITQQHEREQEQGDHAQQLRELQRLLQAERDQRQDVELRLQDTSTALLVTSQAMDRGAVFEALLNQVKEERDELKRRLQVAEEDQRKPDPRVEELQRELTELKSRVQEQVQLETRKVCEVEERAHERAQSAEARVAVLEQRVSELSELLGSCEKARQRDQQAAQRLRERVLQLDTENKTLAIAASSRTTCDLGPDELLDVGTLREKLQKVKKLLLLAAQRNPDQNIQDLDVEAEPGADAATVLVYQQELRQVKDEFERYKLRAQVVLKNKNAKDGCQARELEEVRDQLAELREKYINLRVQSDEAEACHRQQLDERQQQVAALHQAHRQEAERLEALHRDELLRLEAELHKQRERTMALLDEKDRELERLRAAAAAATLAWSNRADTTPADPQEDSIDTEADIVSQALWRATPTESTLLLYAEQLARKEVEVGALRRQKNRLEEDIRQLQAQLITNGERHDEEVAALRDRLEKLIRDQSREGANLEYLKNIVYRFLTLQDTSGRQQTLTAILTILHFSPQEKHDVMRLQGSTWWVGRR, encoded by the exons ATGGAGAAGTTCGGGATGAGTTTTGGTGGCGGCGGCCCCAGCAGGAAGGAGCTGCTGGACACGGTGGAGTCCCAGAAGAAACAGCTGGTCCAGTACCAAACCCGCTTCAAGGACGTGGTCCGGGCCTACAAGAGCCTCCTGAAAGAGAAGGAGGCGCTGGAGGCCAGCCTGAAGGTCCTGAGCGTGACCCAGGACCTGGACCTGAGCCGGCAGGACCGGAAACGTCtggacaccaccaccaccacgccGGAGCTCCCTGAAGATGGCTGCTCgctgcacagtgaggacagcGTGGACACGGCGGCGTCTCTGGACATAGTCAGTGAGACTACGAGGGGGGACCAGAGCGAGGAGGACCCGGCAGAACCTGGAGGAAGACTGGTG GCATCCGAGCCCGACGGAGGTTCTGAGAGTGGCAGTGTGGGGCTGGGGCAGCAGCAAGCCACTCCCCCTCCTGGTGTGGAGGCAGACCGCAGAGTTgctcagctgaagggccagctGAGCACACTCACAAGCTCCCTGGCCACAGTGACGCAGGAGAAGTCACGGATGGAGGCAAGCTTCCAGGCCGATAAGCGTcagctgaaacaggaagtggaggagTTGCAGGAACGGCTGGTCATCATGACGACACAGCATGAGGCAGAACTGCAcaccctgcagcagcagctcgcTGAAAGCCGTGCTCGCATCATCACGCAGCAGCATGAGCGTGAGCAGGAGCAGGGAGACCACGCCCAGCAGCTCCGCGAGCTGCAGAGGCTCCTGCAGGCCGAGAGAGACCAGCGGCAGGATGTCGAGCTCCGCCTCCAAGACACCAGCACTGCCCTTCTCGTGACGTCACAGGCCATGGACCGGGGGGCGGTGTTCGAGGCTCTCCTGAACCAggtgaaggaggagagagacgaGCTGAAGAGGAGGCTGCAGGTTGCTGAGGAGGACCAAAGAAAACCGGATCCTAGAGTGGAGGAGCTGCAACGAGAGCTAACAGAGCTGAAGAGCCGGGTTCAGGAGCAGGTCCAGCTTGAGACCCGCAAG gtaTGTGAGGTGGAGGAGCGCGCCCATGAGCGTGCTCAGTCTGCAGAGGCCCGGGTGGCGGTCTTGGAGCAGCGCGTGTCTGAGCTGTCCGAGCTGCTGGGCTCGTGTGAAAAGGCGAGGCAGCGGGACCAGCAGGCGGCGCAGAGGCTCCGGGAGCGTGTGCTGCAGCTCGACACTGAGAACAAAACACTTGCCATTGCTGCCTCCAGCAGGACGACCTGTGACCTCGGGCCAGACGAGCTGCTTGACGTGGGCACGCTGCgggagaagctgcagaaggtgaagaagctgctgctgctggcggCACAGAGGAACCCGGACCAGAACATCCAGGACCTGGACGTGGAGGCAGAGCCAGGCGCGGATGCCGCCACGGTACTCGTCTACCAGCAGGAGCTGCGGCAAGTGAAGGACGAGTTTGAGCGCTACAAGCTGCGAGCGCAGGTGGTGCTGAAGAACAAGAACGCCAAAGATGGCTGCCAGGCGCGGGAGCTGGAAGAGGTGCGTGACCAGCTCGCCGAGCTGCGCGAAAAGTACATCAACCTGCGCGTGCAAAGTGACGAGGCCGAGGCCTGCCACCGCCAGCAGCTCGATGAACGCCAGCAGCAGGTGGCGGCACTGCATCAGGCGCACCGGCAGGAGGCGGAGCGTCTGGAGGCACTGCACCGTGATGAGCTGCTGCGCCTGGAGGCGGAGCTTCACAAGCAGCGTGAGCGCACCATGGCGCTGCTGGACGAGAAGGACCGAGAGCTGGAGAGGCTGCGGGCAGCTGCCGCTGCTGCAACACTTGCCTGGTCCAACCGTGCTGATACCACGCCCGCCGACCCACAGGAGGACAGCATCGACACAGAGGCTGACATAGTCAGCCAGGCACTGTGGCGGGCCACGCCCACCGAGTCCACGCTGCTGCTGTATGCTGAGCAGCTTGCCCgcaaagaggtggaggtgggggcgCTGCGGCGGCAGAAGAACCGGTTGGAGGAGGATATCCGTCAGCTACAGGCACAGCTCATCACCAACGGTGAGCGCCACGATGAGGAGGTGGCAGCCCTGCGGGACCGTCTTGAAAAACTGATCCGGGACCAGAGCCGTGAGGGGGCCAACCTGGAGTACCTGAAGAACATTGTGTACAGGTTCCTGACGCTGCAGGACACCAGCGGGCGCCAGCAGACGCTCACCGCCATCCTCACCATCCTGCACTTCAGTCCGCAGGAGAAACATGACGTCATGAGGCTGCAGGGGAGCACCTGGTGGGTGGGGCGCAGGTAG
- the dennd6b gene encoding protein DENND6B, translated as MNPFDSPDSPRHEEAAGRADSRGPWPRFSSWLECACVVTFDLELGQALELVYPQDVKLTEKEKTSICYLSFPDSYSGCLGDTQFSFRFRQSVGRRASRHRDDLYNRDAPVTLQRETAHFFGYVYFRQVKDVSVKRGYFQKSLVLVSRLPYTHLFHSLLQLIAPEFFEKHEPCLEAVCNEIDQWPLPVPGQTLNLPVMGIILQVRIPSKSDKPGGSPIRQTAKENLLPAPTLLPTIHELDLFKCFQSILIHLQMLWELTLLGEPLVIMAPSPTISSETVLALISSISPLKFCCDFRPYFTIHDSEFREYTTRTQAPPNVMLGVTNPFFIKTFQSWPHIVRLGEVKMAGDLPKQVKVKKLSKLKTLDTKPGIYTAYKTFLHKDKILIKRLLKGIQRKRPSEVQSAILRRHLLELTQSFIIPLERYMASLMPLQRSVTPWKTPPQIRPFSQDEFLSTLDHTGPQLTSLLRGDWIGLYRKFFRSPNFDGWYRQRHREMMQKLESLHLEVICDADLLGWTKDKSEVEVVDLILKLREKLIKARRQQLQVRDGVLDKLDSFITSIISSLPNDLQSVLGTGTSA; from the exons ATGAACCCGTTTGACAGTCCCGATTCTCCCCGACACGAGGAGGCGGCGGGGCGCGCGGACAGCCGCGGCCCGTGGCCTCGCTTCTCCTCCTGGCTGGAGTGCGCCTGCGTCGTTACGTTCGACCTGGAGCTCGGGCAAGCCCTCGAG CTGGTTTATCCTCAGGATGTGAAGCTGACAGAGAAAGAG AAAACCAGCATCTGCTACCTGTCCTTCCCTGACTCGTACTCAG GATGCCTCGGGGACACTCAGTTCAGCTTCCGCTTCCGTCAGTCGGTCGGCCGCCGTGCATCAAGGCACAGAGACGACCTGTACAATCGCGACGCTCCCGTGACACTGCAG AGAGAAACGGCGCATTTCTTCGGTTACGTCTATTTTAGACAGGTGAAAGACGTCTCCGTGAAGAGGGGCTACTTCCAGAAG TCCCTGGTGCTGGTGTCCAGGTTGCCGTACACTCACCTGTTCCATTCGCTGCTGCAGCTCATCGCTCCTGAGTTCTTCGAGAAGCACGAGCCCTGCCTCGAAGCag TTTGTAATGAGATTGACCAATGGCCTTTACCTGTACCTGGACAGACCCTCAACCTGCCTGTGATGGGCATCATTTTACAG GTGAGGATTCCTTCTAAATCAGACAAACCTGGAGGAAGTCCGATCAGACAGACGGCTAAGGAG AACCTGCTGCCAGCGCCGACCCTGCTGCCCACCATCCACGAGCTGGATCTCTTTAA GTGTTTCCAGTCCATtctgatccacctgcagatgctCTGGGAACTCACCTTGCTTGGGGAGCCCCTAGTCATCATGGCGCCGTCTCCCACCATTTCCTCGGAAACTGTGCTGGCTCTCATCAG CTCCATCAGCCCTCTGAAGTTCTGCTGCGACTTCCGACCTTATTTCACCATCCACGACAGCGAGTTCAGGGAGTACACCACCAGGACGCAGGCACC GCCGAATGTCATGCTGGGTGTCACCAACCCATTTTTCATTAAGACGTTCCAGAGCTGGCCTCATATCGTCCGGCTGGGAGAGGTCAAGATGGCAG GTGATTTACCAAAGCAGGTGAAGGTGAAAAAACTTTCTAAACTGAAAACCCTCGACACCAAGCCAG GAATCTACACGGCCTACAAGACGTTTCTACACAAAGACAAGATCCTCATCAAGAGGCTGCTGAAG GGGATCCAGAGAAAGCGTCCATCAGAAGTGCAGAGCGCCATCCTGAGGCGACACCTGTTGGAGCTCACACAGAGTTTCATCATCCCGCTG GAGCGCTACATGGCGAGCCTGATGCCCCTGCAGAGATCCGTGACACCCTGGAAG ACGCCGCCTCAGATCCGTCCCTTCAGTCAGGATGAGTTCCTGTCCACACTGGATCACACAGGCCCACAGCTCACCTCTTTGCTCAGAGGTGATTGGATAGGACTGTACAG GAAGTTCTTCAGGTCTCCAAATTTTGATGGCTGGTATCGTCAGCGCCATCGAGAAATGATGCAGAAGCTGGAGAGTCTGCACCTGGAGGTCATCTGTGATGCG GACCTGCTGGGATGGACAAAAGACAAGTCTGAGGTGGAGGTCGTAGATCTGATTCTGAAGCTCAGGGAGAAGCTG ATTAAAGCTCGGCGTCAGCAGCTGCAGGTCAGAGACGGCGTGCTGGACAAACTCGACTCTTTCATTACCTCCATCATTAGCTCGCTGCCCAATGACCTGCAGAGCGTCCTTGGCACCGGCACCTCGGCGTGA